TTTAGGACATATTATATTTTCAAGCGGAGTTGATTTTAGACTTGTCAGTCTTGTTTTGGCTATTGTTATAAGTCTTGTTTTTGCGCTTTTAGCAAGCTTTTATCCGATAAAAAAAGCGTTAAATCAAAATATAGCAAATTTACTAAGGGAATAAATAATGGAAGTTTTAAGCTTAAATAAAATATCTAAACATTTTGGTGATGTAAAAGCGATCGACAATATAAGTTTTAGCGTACAAAAAGGTGAATGGATAAGTATAATGGGACCTAGCGGAAGCGGAAAAAGTACTTTGGTAAATATCCTAAGCCTTATGGATAGTCCAACAAGCGGAGAGTATAGGCTTTGCAATAGCGATATAAACTCTTTAAGCCAAGAACAAATTCTAGAGTTTAGACGCAAAAAGATAGGATTAGTATTTCAGCAATTTCACTTAGTACCATACTTAAACGCTTTAGAAAACGTGATGATAAGCCAGTTTTATCATAGCTGTGTAGATAAAGATAGTGCTAAAGACGCTCTTGATAAAGTAGGGCTTGCTCATAGGATAAGTCACAAGCCAAGTGAGCTTAGTGGCGGTGAGCAGCAACGTGTTTGTATCGCAAGAGCTCTCATAAATAACCCAGATATTATAATAGCTGATGAGCCAACTGGAAATTTAGACGAAGCAAACGAAAAAATAATTTTACAAGCTTTTCAAAAACTAAAAAGCGAGGGTAAAACTCTACTTCTCATCACTCATAATGAGGAGCTTGGCAGATACGCAGATAAAGTAGTCTATCTAAGGCATGGAAAACTTGAAAGAATAGAGAATTTACGATGAAGAATTTGATATTTTCGCTTATATTTGCATTTATTTTGATAGGTTGTGGCGATGGCTCAAGACATCATATGACTTTAAATGATAAAAATGGCTTTGATACTACATATGATACTGCTAAAAAAGAGCTAAAAATAATAGGCTGGGATAAGCCATATATGTTATTTTTCTTTTCTACTATGTGTGGGGCTTGTGATAGTCAAGTGCCTATCATAAATGAGCTCATTAAAGAGTATGACGGAAAGATAAAAGTATATGGTGTGATGGGCGATACGACCGGATATGATAGCGATATATTTACGCTAAAAGAAAAAGGCGTCTCTTTTATGAGTACTTCAGCCCCTAAATCAGTTAGCTATTTATCTAACGTAGTAGGCGGGGTTATGGGGACTCCAGTCACTTATATATTTGATAAAAATGGAAAAAAGGTAAAGCAGTTTTTGGGGCTTTATCCAAAATCAGCTTTTGAAAATGAGCTAAAGCTTCTTTTGGACTAATTTTATAAAATATTAAATCCTTATATGCTATCCTTGCAAACTTCTAAATTTGTAGTTGCAAGGTAGCATTTATGATAAAAACTTACGCAGAATGGGACGATCAAGAGTTAATACTTCTTAGCATTCCACATGTTAATACAGACTGGAAGCCATATCTTGATGATATTTTAAAGTCATATGAAAACTTAGTAAGAGTCATTTCCAAATATCAAAAAGTGCTTTTAATAGCCCCAAATACAAGCGATTTTGTTAGATTTTCTAAATTTAAAAATGTAGAGTTTTTACGTATAGATACGAATGATACTTGGATAAGAGATTATGGTGCTATCGATGTTTTAGATGGAGCTAAAACTATAAGCTATGATTTTAAATTTAATGCGTGGGGCTCTAAATTTGATAGTATTTTAGATAATGCTGTAAATAAAAAGCTTTTTGAGACTCTAAAAGGCGAACTAAGAAGCATTCAGCTCATCTTAGAGGGTGGAAGCATCGAATTTAATGGCGATGGAGTAATGCTAACTACTAGCAAATGCCTACTAAATGACAATAGAAACAAGCTTAAAAAAGAAGAGTTGCAAAAAAAGCTAATTGATCTTTTTGGATTAAATAAAATAATCTGGCTAAATCACGGATTTATAAAAGGCGATGACACAGATAGCCATATTGATACCTTAGCGAGATTTATCTCAAAAGACACAGTAGCTTACGCCGCCTGTGATGATGAGAGTGATGAGCATTTTGGTGAGTTAAATTTGATGAAAGATGAGCTTGAAAAGAGTGGTTTTAACCTTTTAGCACTTCCTATCCCAAAACCATTATTTTATGAAGGTCGCAGACTAGCAGCGACGTATTGCAATTTTATCTTTATAAATGGAGCTCTTATAGTGCCGACATATGGAGATGAAAAAGCAGATAAATTTGCATTAAGAGCGTTACAAAATGCTTTACCAAATTTAGACGTGATCGGCGTAGATAGTAGTGTTTTTGTGCGTCAAAATGGCTCACTTCACTGCTCTAGTCAAAACAGATTTAAGGGCGTAAGATGAGTGCGCCTGTCGTTGCTGGTGCTGTTGCTATCATCTTAGCAATAGTTAAATTTATAGTAGGTATAACAAGTGGCTCTTTGGCTGTTCTTAGCTCTGCGATCGACTCTATGCTTGATTGCCTTGTATCGGCTTTAAACTATTTTGCTTTAAAAAAGTCAAATGCAAACCCAAATGATAAGTTTAACTTTGGCTATGGCAAAGTAGAAGCTTTAGTCGCTCTGTTTGAGGGTGCTTTTATCATCGGCATAGCTATTTTTATATGTTATTCTAGCATACAAAAGTTGCTAAATGGTACAAAAAGCGTAGAAACTACGAGCGCTATGCTAGTTATGGTTATATCTATGGTATTTACAGGGCTTTTGGTTTTATATCTTAGAGGGGTTTATAAAAAAACAGGAAATCTTATTATAAAAGCCGATGCTTTACACTATAAAACTGATTTGCTTACGAATTTAGCTATCTTCATAGCTTTATTTGTGATATGGATCACAGGATATGACGCTGTTGATGCGATCTTTGGTATAGTAGTTAGTATCTATATCGCATTTAGTGCATTTGGACTTGTAAAAGATGGGGTTTATATACTTTTAGACGGAGCGTTGCCTAGTGATGTTGTGTGTGCTATAATAGATATTTTAAATTCAAAAGAAGATGTTAAGAGTTATCACTATCTAAAAACTAGAAAAAGTGGCGAGAAGAGTTTTTTTAGCGTTCATTTGGTTTTTGATCCAAATATATCATTATCCAAAGCTCACAAAGTTGCAGATGATATAGAAAGTGATATAAAGAGTAAATTTAATACACAAAAATGGGTGTTTGATACGCATTTTGACATTGAAGACGACAGAGATAAGGAGGAGATATGAAAGTAGCACTTATCGCACATAAATTTTATGGTAGCAAAGAAGAGACCATAAGACAGAGCACAAAACGCATTGAAGAAGCAGCACAAAATGGTGCAAATTTGGTAGTTTTACAAGAGCTTCATCAAGGAAGTTATTTTTGTCAAGATGAAAATGTCGCAGTTTTTGATGAAGCATGCGACTTTGAAAGCGATGTTGCTTACTGGGCAGAAGTAGCGCGTGAGTTTAAAGTGGTTTTGGTAACTTCGCTATTTGAAAGACGCTCAGCCGGACTTTATCATAATACTGCAGTTGTTTTTGATAGTGATGGAAAAGAAGCTGGAAAGTATCGTAAAATGCATATTCCTGATGATCCAAACTTTTATGAAAAGTTTTATTTTACGCCAGGCGATCTAGGTTTTGAGCCTATAGATACTAGCGTTGGAAGGCTTGGAGTGTTGGTATGTTGGGATCAGTGGTATCCAGAAGCTGCACGTCTTATGGCTCTAAAGGGTGCTCAGATCCTTATTTATCCTACTGCGATCGGTTGGTTTGATGGTGATGAAGAAGACGAAAAATCACGCCAACTTGAGGCTTGGGTGGCAGTCCAAAGAGGACATGCAGTAGCAAATGGACTTCCTGTCGTAACGGTAAATAGAGTAGGCTTTGAAAATGCTCCAGATGCTAAGAGCGGTATAAGATTTTGGGGAAATAGTTTTGTTTTTGGATCTCAAGGCGAAGAGCTTTTTAGATCTAATGACTCTGATGAGATTGTCTCTATAGTAGATATCGATCTTAAAAGATGCGAGCAAGTTCGTAGATGGTGGCCGTTTCTTAGAGATAGACGCATCGATGCTTATGGCGGGCTTTTAAAAAGGTTTATTGACTAGAATTTTTACAATAAAAAACTCGTAAAAGTTTTTTGCTTTTGATATCTAGGTAATAAAACTAAATTTTTGATATTTTACAAAGCAACAACAAGGAGATAAAATGCTATATAATCTAAATTTTTTAGCGTAATTCTCTTTGATGATCAAAAAGAAGAATTAGAATTTTTAGCTAATGAATTTTCATTAAATGATTTTATAAATAATGCTAGATAAAATCTCTTTTGATTTTATCTATTCATCGGCTCAAGCTGATACCTTAGCACTCATAGAAGATGGAATTACCGCAAGTGGCAAAAAGTAGGTAGAAATTTGCTAAACTAATATAATTTTTTGAGTATTATAGCAGAGATAAGCTCTGCTATAAATTCAGCCTAAAAAGCCAAGAAATCCATTTATCACTAAAGCATTTACTAGATCTATGAAAAACGCTCCACAAAGTGGAACTATGATAAATGCCATATGGCTCATGCCATAGTTATTTGTGACTGTTTGCATATTTACCATTGCAGTTGGTGTCGCTCCTAGTCCAAATCCACAGTGTCCAGCAGCCAAAACAGCAGCGTCGTAATCTTTTCCGCATACTCTAAATGTAATAAATACCGCGTAGGCTACCATCAAGGCGACTTGTGCTACAAGTATAGTTAGTATAGGAAGCGCTAAAGATACTAGCTGCCAAAGGTTTATAGTCATCAAAGCAAAAGCCAAGAAAAGAGATAAACTAACATTTCCGATAACTGAAATTTCCCTATCAAAGACTTCGTGGATCTTTAGAGCTTGAATCAAATTTCTAAGAATGACGCCGGTAAATAGACAATATACAAATGTAGGAAGCGTAAAACCGATATTTAGCGATTTTATATGTTCTGCGACGAAATTTCCTATGTAAAGACAAAGTGCAATGAGAGCTAAAGAGCGAATGAATGACTCTTGAGTGATGAGCTTTGTTTTTTGCGGGGATTCGAAGTTTAGTATAGGCGTGGTGTTGCTTTCTTCATGGATATTTGGGGTTTGTAAGTTATTTTTTTGTATAAGATACTTTGCAACAGGTCCGCCTATAATACCACCTGCAATGAGACCAAATGTCGCACTAGCCATAGCTACTTCGTAAGCAGCGCTAAAATTATATGGTGCTTTTATAAACTCATTTGCCCAGGCTCCCCCTGTACCATGACCTCCGCTCATAGTAACAGATCCGCTAAGAAGTCCGATGAGAGGGTTTTCTCCTAGTCCAAGAGCAACTCCTATACCAACTACATTTTGCAAGATTAGAAGTCCGCTAATGACAAATAAAAATATGACTAATTTTTTGCCACCTTTTTTAAGTGACGTAAAGTCTGCTAAAAGCCCTATGCTAGAAAAAAACGCTAACATAAGCGGATCTTTGAGTGAGCTATCAAATTTAAGCGAAATACCGCTAAAACTATAAAGACATAAAAATAAAATTGCTGCGATGATACCGCCTACGACAGGCTCTGGGATATTATAAACTCGCAAAAATTTCACTCTTTTTATAACAAAAGCTCCGAGTAACAAAACAAGCACCATAACTACAAGAGTAGAGTATGAATCAACGTTTATCGTTTCCAAATTTAGTTCTCCTTTGTTGGTGTATTTTTAAAAATGGTTATAATTATGCCAAAATTTGGCTTAATAAAATATGCGTGCTAAAAACTACATTTTTTCTCTTATTTTATAATCTGGCATTAAGCCTTGTATGAAATCATAAAAGCTCTTTTGGTGATGAGGATAAATGAGATGCGCCATCTCGTGAAGTACGACATACTCAATAAAGCGTTCATCTTTTGCTATCAAATTTAAATTTAAGTTTATATATCCTTTTTTGGAGTTGCAACTACCCCAGCGAGAACTCATTTTTTTAATGCTTACGTGAGTTACTTGTCTAGGTATTTTTGGTTGATAAAACTCTATGTATTTTTGAAATATTTCTTTGGCTTTTAAGTATAGAAATTTATCAAACTGCGCTTTAGAAGAAGCTATAATTTGAGTATCTAAAACCAAAACTTCTTTGATATTTTCATCAAATTTAAGCTCATAAGCGTTTCCTAAAAATTTAATCTTATCGTCTTTGGATTTTATTTTTGCGAGTGTATTTTCTAGCCAACTTTCGTTTTTATTAAGTAAATTTAAGATATTTGTTTTTGATGTAAAAAATGGAGCAGATATACTTATATCACCATTTTGAGTGACTTTTAGACGTAGGTATTTTACAGGTTTATAGTTTATAGTTACGCTAAATTTACCAAATTTTAAACTAGACGATACGACTGCCATTTTTTACTTCTCCAACGCAGTGTATTTGCTAGAGCTCTTGCCCATTCATCTACACAAAATCCTATCCAAACACCGATTATTCCATATTCTAAAATTATACCAAGATAGTATCCTACAGGAAGTGAAACTCCCCACATAAACACGGCTCCTACTATAAAAGGAAATCTAGCATCTCCACTAGCTCTGAGCGAATTTACCATTATTATATTGAAAGTGCGTCCGCTTTCAAGCACCAAAGAAAGCGTAAAAAGCGGTCTCATTATGGCTTTTAGTTCTTCGTTTAAATTTAGAGCGCTCATTATCTCTTCTTTGCTAAGATAAAAGATAAAAAGCACTACTAAAGTTATAATCCAGCCAATTTTTAGCGTGTCAAACGCTTTTTTGTATGCTTTATCAAATTCGCAAGCGCCGACTAAATGCCCGATGATTATCTCATTTGCCATACTTATAGCGCTACTTGCTAAAAATATAAACATAGAAATTTGAAAATATATGGTTTGTACGCTAAGACTTGCTTCACCCATACTTGCTACAAAGCTAAAAGCTACAATGTATTGACCTATCCAAAGTAGGTTTTCACCTGCGCTAGGAAGTCCGACTTTTAGGATTTTTAGGATTATATCTTTAGAAAATTTGAAAAATAATCCGAAGTAGATATGCACTTTTGCTACTTTTACTAGTACAAAACCAAGCATTATCATACCTATTATCCTAGCAAATACTACTGATATGGCTACTCCGCTAAGCCTGTAATT
The sequence above is a segment of the Campylobacter hyointestinalis subsp. lawsonii genome. Coding sequences within it:
- a CDS encoding ABC transporter ATP-binding protein; protein product: MEVLSLNKISKHFGDVKAIDNISFSVQKGEWISIMGPSGSGKSTLVNILSLMDSPTSGEYRLCNSDINSLSQEQILEFRRKKIGLVFQQFHLVPYLNALENVMISQFYHSCVDKDSAKDALDKVGLAHRISHKPSELSGGEQQRVCIARALINNPDIIIADEPTGNLDEANEKIILQAFQKLKSEGKTLLLITHNEELGRYADKVVYLRHGKLERIENLR
- a CDS encoding TlpA family protein disulfide reductase translates to MKNLIFSLIFAFILIGCGDGSRHHMTLNDKNGFDTTYDTAKKELKIIGWDKPYMLFFFSTMCGACDSQVPIINELIKEYDGKIKVYGVMGDTTGYDSDIFTLKEKGVSFMSTSAPKSVSYLSNVVGGVMGTPVTYIFDKNGKKVKQFLGLYPKSAFENELKLLLD
- a CDS encoding agmatine deiminase family protein, whose protein sequence is MIKTYAEWDDQELILLSIPHVNTDWKPYLDDILKSYENLVRVISKYQKVLLIAPNTSDFVRFSKFKNVEFLRIDTNDTWIRDYGAIDVLDGAKTISYDFKFNAWGSKFDSILDNAVNKKLFETLKGELRSIQLILEGGSIEFNGDGVMLTTSKCLLNDNRNKLKKEELQKKLIDLFGLNKIIWLNHGFIKGDDTDSHIDTLARFISKDTVAYAACDDESDEHFGELNLMKDELEKSGFNLLALPIPKPLFYEGRRLAATYCNFIFINGALIVPTYGDEKADKFALRALQNALPNLDVIGVDSSVFVRQNGSLHCSSQNRFKGVR
- a CDS encoding cation diffusion facilitator family transporter, whose translation is MSAPVVAGAVAIILAIVKFIVGITSGSLAVLSSAIDSMLDCLVSALNYFALKKSNANPNDKFNFGYGKVEALVALFEGAFIIGIAIFICYSSIQKLLNGTKSVETTSAMLVMVISMVFTGLLVLYLRGVYKKTGNLIIKADALHYKTDLLTNLAIFIALFVIWITGYDAVDAIFGIVVSIYIAFSAFGLVKDGVYILLDGALPSDVVCAIIDILNSKEDVKSYHYLKTRKSGEKSFFSVHLVFDPNISLSKAHKVADDIESDIKSKFNTQKWVFDTHFDIEDDRDKEEI
- a CDS encoding carbon-nitrogen hydrolase; amino-acid sequence: MKVALIAHKFYGSKEETIRQSTKRIEEAAQNGANLVVLQELHQGSYFCQDENVAVFDEACDFESDVAYWAEVAREFKVVLVTSLFERRSAGLYHNTAVVFDSDGKEAGKYRKMHIPDDPNFYEKFYFTPGDLGFEPIDTSVGRLGVLVCWDQWYPEAARLMALKGAQILIYPTAIGWFDGDEEDEKSRQLEAWVAVQRGHAVANGLPVVTVNRVGFENAPDAKSGIRFWGNSFVFGSQGEELFRSNDSDEIVSIVDIDLKRCEQVRRWWPFLRDRRIDAYGGLLKRFID
- the gltS gene encoding sodium/glutamate symporter; translation: METINVDSYSTLVVMVLVLLLGAFVIKRVKFLRVYNIPEPVVGGIIAAILFLCLYSFSGISLKFDSSLKDPLMLAFFSSIGLLADFTSLKKGGKKLVIFLFVISGLLILQNVVGIGVALGLGENPLIGLLSGSVTMSGGHGTGGAWANEFIKAPYNFSAAYEVAMASATFGLIAGGIIGGPVAKYLIQKNNLQTPNIHEESNTTPILNFESPQKTKLITQESFIRSLALIALCLYIGNFVAEHIKSLNIGFTLPTFVYCLFTGVILRNLIQALKIHEVFDREISVIGNVSLSLFLAFALMTINLWQLVSLALPILTILVAQVALMVAYAVFITFRVCGKDYDAAVLAAGHCGFGLGATPTAMVNMQTVTNNYGMSHMAFIIVPLCGAFFIDLVNALVINGFLGFLG
- a CDS encoding M48 family metallopeptidase gives rise to the protein MAVVSSSLKFGKFSVTINYKPVKYLRLKVTQNGDISISAPFFTSKTNILNLLNKNESWLENTLAKIKSKDDKIKFLGNAYELKFDENIKEVLVLDTQIIASSKAQFDKFLYLKAKEIFQKYIEFYQPKIPRQVTHVSIKKMSSRWGSCNSKKGYINLNLNLIAKDERFIEYVVLHEMAHLIYPHHQKSFYDFIQGLMPDYKIREKM
- a CDS encoding MATE family efflux transporter; translated protein: MKKLNLTTLATPIFFDMLLRTLTLIINTIMVAKVDVNLVGAMGAGNQIFNLFVTVFSFLSIGCSVLVAQSLGAKNTNLATRAIHISLSFNAILGLFCAGLIFTNTHKALELLNIPSAVIEDSYKYLHTLCIALFLESIGIVMASIIRVKNFAFAIMLISAFMNLLTIFGNAIALFGFFGLPNYRLSGVAISVVFARIIGMIMLGFVLVKVAKVHIYFGLFFKFSKDIILKILKVGLPSAGENLLWIGQYIVAFSFVASMGEASLSVQTIYFQISMFIFLASSAISMANEIIIGHLVGACEFDKAYKKAFDTLKIGWIITLVVLFIFYLSKEEIMSALNLNEELKAIMRPLFTLSLVLESGRTFNIIMVNSLRASGDARFPFIVGAVFMWGVSLPVGYYLGIILEYGIIGVWIGFCVDEWARALANTLRWRSKKWQSYRLV